A genomic stretch from Lathyrus oleraceus cultivar Zhongwan6 chromosome 2, CAAS_Psat_ZW6_1.0, whole genome shotgun sequence includes:
- the LOC127122916 gene encoding uncharacterized protein LOC127122916 — MKDNLRNTWNFLSNLNFLKEILSNKKKLEDSETIVLTVECSAIIQNNMPHKLKDPGSFSKPCVIGNFIIDKALCDLEANVSLMTLSTCKKLNLGKLRPTEMSLQLADRSIKFPVGMLENVPIRIGQLYIPTEFVIMDIKEDSNIPIILGRPFLAIVGAIIDVKK; from the coding sequence ATGAAGGACAATTTAAGAAATACATGGAACTTCTTAAGCAACTTAAACTTCCTTAAAGAGATCTTATCTAATAAGAAAAAGCTTGAGGATAGTGAAACCATTGTGCTTACTGTTGAGTGTAGCGCTATTATTCAAAACAACATGCCTCATAAGCtgaaagacccaggtagtttttCTAAACCATGTGTAATCGGAAATTTTATCATAGACAAAGCTTTGTGTGATTTAGAAGCCAATGTTAGTTTAATGACTTTATCCACATGCAAGAAACTCAATTTAGGGAAACTAAGACCAACAGAGATGTCTCTACAACTAGCTGATCGTTCTATTAAATTTCCTGTAGGTATGCTAGAGAACGTTCCCATTCGTATAGGTCAATTATATATTCCCACCGAATTTGTAATAATGGATATCAAGGAGGATTCCAACATCCCTATTATTTTAGGAAGACCCTTTTTAGCCATAGTTGGAGCCATCATAGATGTGAAAAAATGA